From Vigna angularis cultivar LongXiaoDou No.4 chromosome 11, ASM1680809v1, whole genome shotgun sequence:
taatttctttgttaaaaataaaacaataattaaaaaattgaactaagacaatataaattaaaaattttagagcACAATTAATGTGGATGTAAAATATGGTAAGaaagaattaaaacaaacatacagagaaaaaaaacatcACCTGAGGCTCagataaatttttcttttcattatgtGAACATATGTGAACAgagatttaagaaaaatatcatgTTCTTTAAAATGTCTCCAatgattaatttgattataGACATGCATCACCAAATAAAAAGTACTTTAGTGTATTTGGAAGATACATTGAAAActagtgttttttatttgacactACAAATGTTATATAATAAAAGCAGTAATAAAGTTAAAAACGTTAATAAAtgatagtaaataaaaataagtatatataaactaaaagtagtttaataaaaatgatattctTCTTCAAATTATATGTGTTAATTAGAAATAGTAGAAAATATAATCAAACATTCACATAgtaatgtgaaaaaaattaattgttggAATCATAATGTGAACGTGTTTGAAGGAACTTATTTTCAAGTTTCTAAAAACATAACTTAGTTATACAAagtaattcttaaaaatatttatttttacatgtaacttttttaattttttttccaactagtgcagaaataaattttaattcataaattattattttttattttcttacaaataaattatgaaaaaaatttcatatgtatatatataataataatcgAATGACATTAAAGTTAAAGTGATATagtaagataatatatatatatatatatatatatatatatatgtatatgtgtgtgtgaaaGACCTTTAAGTAATTGTCATCATATTTgggattaaatataattttatgttcTTTGTATGCTTAAACTGAGTTAAtagatattatatttgtaaGTAACTAACTGTACATCCTTTTTAAACACAGTTAATGAACTGTTTCTAACACAATCATTTATATAAAACGTTCTCAATTGAGTGTTAACTTTctgtgaaattaaatttttaatattagaaccaattataagaaaatattatcccagtaaaagtttgtaaaatacagaatgattaaattattcaatatttttactattaatttCTACTCATAGTTACTTAGAAGTAATTTATTTTCccatttatttatctatatttaatttGCGTAGTTggtcataaaaaaataaggagCAAAGTTCAATTAAAACTTTATGattctctcttttatttcttttgttcactttccttaattattttgaaaatgttacaACAATAAGTATACATGTGTATACTACATAAGTTTTTCAATGTGTTTGGAAAGTATCAGAATACCCTTCtcaataaaaacaattactataataacaaaaatatgttattgaAGAGATTTTAATACTGTTTAGTATAACCTATTATGaagaacaatatttattttagtactTTAACATATGCTTTGACGGTAATTTATGAAAAGAATAAATTCATAaagtgataataaaaataataaatataaatatctcagggtaaaaagaaaaacagtttgcATGGTTGAAAGAAAATGGTGAGAGAATCTAGAGAGTAGAAAGAGAAAGTTAAATAATGACAAAGAAGGAAAGTTGATcctcaaagaagaaaaaaactggAACCTCATACTGTTTACCATTTACAGTATTGCTCTCAAACTCTCTTCTCTCCACTCCCAACCAAACCAAACACATTACATTCCATTCCTGTAACCTAACAACAACCATTCTCTTCAACCCTTTGCAATCTCctatataacaaaaaaacaaccttaaaacaaacaaaacacacacaaacataaaaccacaacaacaatgtcCAACACTCTGCAACAACAAAATACAACTCTCCAATCCAAACGTCTCGATCCGTCTGCCCAGCCTTCCCGTCCTGGTCACCGGAGATCAGTATCGGCTGGAGCTCCGTTAATCTACTCTGGCGGCGGCTCCTCGCTGCTTCCGAGTGGGAACATCTGCCCCTCAGGGAAGATCCTCAAACCGGTCCTGCCCTCCCGTGGACCGAACCGGACTGACGTTCTCGGCTCGGGCACTGTGAACTACGGCCGTGGCAGCATAATGCGTGGTGGCTCCGGCGCCTATCCCGTTCCAGTGGCTGTGCCCACGGCCGCGTCGCCACTCACGGTGAAGCGTGCGCTCGGAGGGTCCGATCCTGAGGAGTTGAAGAGGGTAGGGAACGAGCTGTACAGAAGCGGGAACTTTTTGGAGGCGCTGGCATTGTACGATCGTGCTGTGGCTATCTCACCTGGGAACGCGGCGTGCCGGAGCAACCGTTCAGCGGCACTCACGGCTCTGGGGAGGCTGGGGGAGGCCGTCAGGGAGTGCCACGAGGCTGTGAAATTGGACCCTGCTTATGCTAGAGCGCACAAGAGGCTTGCCTCTCTTTGTTTAAGGTAATTCATGAATGTAATGAGATgagatgaaatttttaatttgaatttgagtTTGGTTTTGTTGACATTGAAATTGGAAATGGTTTAGGTTTGGGCAGGTTGAGAATTCCCGGCGCCATTTATGTCTGTCAGGGATTCAAGAGGATCAGTCTGAGGAGCATAAGCTGTTGTTGTTGGAGAAGCATTTGAATAGATGTGCGGATTCGCGGAAATTTGGTGATTGGAAGAGGGTGCTCAGGGAATCAGAGGCTGCTATTGCTGTTGGAGCAGATTTTTCGCCTCAGGTAATATGAATTTCTGATTTTACCATGGTCTATTGTATTATGTCGGAGAAGTCTCATAAAATTAATCTCGTTTTGTCTTTTAATAGCATAAAGTTTTATGATAGTCAAGTTGTGATTGGTTTCTGATTCCAAACTCTGTTTCTAGTTTTCAAAATGCAACTAAACTTGGTCGCTCATGTAGCTAGTGGAGGGTGTGGTACAAggtgaaaaaaaaggaagatgagAAAAGATGTCCAAGGTGTTTCTTGTTTTTGGTCTATAAAACACTTGTTTTATTACTAGCAACTTTAAACCTTATAGATTTGGGATGAGAGATTGATCAGTAAGCACTGTGAAGTTATTTTAGAAGACAGtttttaaaatggaaaattgAGAACAGAGTCAAACCGGCTCTTGTTTGTGGTATGGTATTTGAATCTCTATGATCAAGTATAAAATCATTCTCGAATCTTTGCTTGGTAGTTTTAAGCTCTTAGGATAGTTGGTTTATGACAATTCGTTTTGGGCTAACTCGTTGGACTGTTGCTTTCAGATTGTGGCTTGCAAGGCAGAAGCTTATTTAAAACTGCATCAACTTGAGGATGCTGAATCCAGTCTCTTGAATATTCCCAAGTTGGAAGGCTGTCCTGCAGCATATTCTCAAACAAAGTTCTTTGGTATGGTTGGTGAAGCCTATGTGCCTTTTGTGTCTGCTCAGGTTGAGA
This genomic window contains:
- the LOC108333138 gene encoding inactive TPR repeat-containing thioredoxin TTL3, whose translation is MSNTLQQQNTTLQSKRLDPSAQPSRPGHRRSVSAGAPLIYSGGGSSLLPSGNICPSGKILKPVLPSRGPNRTDVLGSGTVNYGRGSIMRGGSGAYPVPVAVPTAASPLTVKRALGGSDPEELKRVGNELYRSGNFLEALALYDRAVAISPGNAACRSNRSAALTALGRLGEAVRECHEAVKLDPAYARAHKRLASLCLRFGQVENSRRHLCLSGIQEDQSEEHKLLLLEKHLNRCADSRKFGDWKRVLRESEAAIAVGADFSPQIVACKAEAYLKLHQLEDAESSLLNIPKLEGCPAAYSQTKFFGMVGEAYVPFVSAQVEMALGRFENAVVAAEKASTLDYSNVEVGRIVNVVRMVARARSRGNDLFSSGKFSEACSAYGEGLKYDNSNYVLYCNRAICWSKLGLWEQSVQDCNQALNIQPNYTKALFRRAASNSKLERWADVLKDYQALKRELPNDNEVAESLRRAQLALEKSRLVVYGTKFGVEVEEISALDKFKAAIASAGVSVVYFKEAPNKLCEEISPFINTLCVRYPSVKFIKVDAEECIAIAKAENIRSVPTFKIYKNGEKVREMIQPTHELLEESIKRSNSL